One segment of Ignavibacteriales bacterium DNA contains the following:
- a CDS encoding rhodanese-like domain-containing protein, with translation MIRQERILNWANDSLSTLNKNDYSIADSKSSELNQSLDSFVIDKKSEIIEQTESFKEPKAIILNFAYKLFNQGIRFIDARSPEEFAEGHIKNAINIPFYGSENYLNSINQLDKNDTIVTYCSSAECDISTLSGEELFKMGFKRVYVFVGGYDEWTANNYPINIKK, from the coding sequence TTGATTCGACAAGAAAGAATTTTGAATTGGGCAAACGATTCACTTTCCACTCTAAATAAAAATGATTACTCTATTGCGGATTCAAAATCATCTGAATTAAATCAATCACTTGACTCCTTTGTTATTGATAAAAAATCAGAAATCATCGAACAAACTGAATCATTTAAAGAACCTAAAGCAATCATATTAAATTTTGCTTACAAATTGTTTAATCAAGGAATTAGATTTATCGATGCACGTTCACCAGAAGAATTTGCAGAAGGACACATTAAAAATGCAATTAACATTCCATTTTATGGTTCTGAAAATTATCTAAATTCAATAAATCAATTAGATAAAAACGATACTATTGTTACATATTGCAGTTCCGCAGAATGTGATATAAGCACTCTTTCAGGTGAAGAACTTTTTAAAATGGGATTCAAAAGGGTCTATGTATTTGTTGGTGGTTATGATGAATGGACAGCAAATAATTATCCAATAAATATTAAGAAGTGA
- a CDS encoding DoxX family membrane protein, producing MKNIFSNKYLLLVLRITLGFIFIYAGTEKIANPEAFAISISNYRLFPIAILNLFAITLPWIELISGLLLLFGIAVKENSAILFSLLLVFTMAIIISLFRGLSIDCGCFGKGTQIGLMKLGENTLMIVGSFLLIIFGSDLLNLKS from the coding sequence ATGAAAAATATATTTTCAAATAAATACCTGCTCCTTGTACTTAGAATTACACTTGGTTTTATTTTTATTTATGCTGGAACGGAAAAGATTGCAAATCCGGAAGCTTTTGCAATTTCAATATCTAATTATCGATTGTTTCCAATTGCAATATTAAACTTATTTGCAATTACACTTCCATGGATTGAACTAATTAGCGGGTTACTTTTACTATTTGGTATTGCTGTAAAAGAGAACAGCGCAATTCTTTTTTCTTTACTATTAGTTTTTACCATGGCAATAATTATTAGTTTATTTCGCGGATTAAGTATCGATTGCGGCTGTTTTGGCAAAGGAACTCAAATCGGGTTGATGAAACTTGGTGAGAATACTTTAATGATTGTTGGGTCGTTTCTTTTAATTATTTTTGGATCAGATTTGTTAAATCTAAAATCCTAA
- a CDS encoding DNA polymerase III subunit alpha: protein MIPLHVHTNYSLLNGTIKIDDLIKECINNNISSIAVTDLNAMYGLIQFAKKAIEAGINPIYGVQIDEPNDKKNYVIILAKNNEGYSDLCRIITQRKLNDDFSILSILKAKWKNLIFITPSVELLEIINKQNSVYAEIIPTKSNKKNALKLFEYSNQNNIPILASNPIYFLCREDFELHKLVTAIRLNKTINSVSEDELVDEEFYFKSQSELENVFRKLPEAIANSNKIASECDVNLGLGNYKYPQYSNEQHQNKVEHLNTISFKGLQKRYTTIDPKIKTRLEYELRVINELNFVDYFLIVWDIVKEAKRRGILTIGRGSAANSLVAYCLELTQVDPIKLNLYFERFLNKARRSPPDVDLDFSWKERDEIVKYVFEKYGYEKVAMISTIITFRARSAFREVAKAFGISDREISKFSKKIPWTNASNLTKISQLFPESRNIGFEKEPWKTITEFASKIANFPRHLSIHPSGIVITPTKITDYCALEYAKNKGLGLIITQPDMYSIEDLGLVKIDLLSQRSLGVLRDTVEVINKLND, encoded by the coding sequence ATGATTCCACTTCACGTACATACAAATTACTCACTTCTAAATGGCACAATAAAAATTGATGATTTAATTAAAGAGTGTATAAATAATAATATTTCATCAATTGCTGTTACAGATTTAAATGCAATGTATGGATTAATTCAGTTTGCTAAAAAAGCAATAGAAGCTGGAATAAATCCTATTTATGGTGTTCAAATTGATGAACCAAATGACAAAAAAAATTATGTAATAATCTTAGCAAAGAATAATGAAGGATATTCTGATCTTTGTAGAATTATAACGCAGAGAAAATTAAATGACGACTTTTCCATACTTAGTATTCTAAAAGCTAAATGGAAAAATTTAATATTTATTACGCCAAGCGTTGAATTACTTGAAATAATAAATAAACAAAACTCTGTTTATGCGGAAATCATTCCTACAAAATCAAATAAAAAAAATGCATTAAAACTTTTTGAATATTCTAATCAAAATAATATTCCAATCCTTGCTTCAAATCCAATTTACTTTTTATGCAGGGAAGATTTTGAATTACACAAACTCGTTACCGCAATTCGTTTAAATAAAACGATTAATTCAGTTTCTGAAGATGAATTAGTAGATGAAGAATTTTATTTTAAGTCTCAATCAGAATTGGAAAATGTTTTCAGAAAGCTTCCTGAAGCAATTGCAAACTCTAATAAAATCGCATCTGAGTGTGATGTTAATTTGGGATTGGGCAATTATAAGTATCCACAATATTCAAATGAGCAGCATCAGAATAAAGTTGAACATCTTAATACAATATCTTTCAAAGGATTGCAAAAACGATACACGACAATTGATCCTAAAATAAAAACTCGATTAGAATATGAGCTTAGAGTAATTAATGAATTAAACTTTGTGGACTATTTTTTAATTGTTTGGGATATTGTTAAAGAGGCTAAAAGAAGGGGGATTTTGACTATTGGCAGAGGTTCGGCGGCAAATAGTTTGGTGGCTTATTGTCTGGAATTAACACAAGTTGATCCGATAAAATTAAATCTTTACTTCGAAAGATTTTTGAATAAAGCACGCAGAAGTCCGCCTGATGTTGATTTAGATTTTTCCTGGAAAGAGCGCGATGAAATTGTAAAGTATGTATTTGAAAAATATGGCTATGAAAAAGTTGCAATGATATCAACAATTATTACATTCCGTGCTAGATCTGCGTTTAGGGAAGTAGCAAAAGCTTTCGGAATTTCTGATCGTGAAATTTCAAAGTTTAGTAAAAAAATTCCGTGGACAAACGCATCAAATCTCACAAAAATTTCTCAACTATTTCCTGAATCCCGCAACATAGGTTTTGAGAAAGAGCCATGGAAAACTATCACAGAATTTGCATCAAAAATTGCAAACTTTCCTAGGCATTTAAGTATTCATCCAAGTGGAATTGTTATTACTCCAACTAAAATTACGGATTATTGCGCTTTGGAATATGCAAAGAACAAAGGTTTAGGTTTGATAATAACACAGCCGGATATGTATTCTATTGAGGATTTAGGCTTAGTAAAAATTGATTTGCTAAGTCAAAGATCGCTTGGAGTTTTAAGAGATACTGTGGAGGTGATTAATAAATTAAATGACTAA
- the purD gene encoding phosphoribosylamine--glycine ligase, with product MQVLLIGSGGREHALAIKIKQSKKLTRLYCAPGNPGTEIIATNLEIDTSNNLKIVGFCKTNNIDLVVIGPEQPLVDGLADSLRLAGFKVFGPSSKAAQIESSKAFAKKIMFEANIPTARYFEFDSTQIADALTYLKQISYPTVIKADGLAAGKGVFICSNEKEAQKAVNEIFEQRVFGDSGSKLIIEEFLQGEEASIFAITEGEKFICLPAAQDHKRIGDGDTGKNTGGMGAYAPAPIITPELLEEIERIIIKPTLDQMRKSDNSFIGCLYAGLIITKEGPKVIEFNCRFGDPETQVVLPLLDGDFLQLLYSAACGNLDSNSVSYSGGSSVCVVAASAGYPDTYDKGFEITGFENSDENLIIYHAGTKKSNNKILTNGGRVLGVTSVIDNNDLKTAKEIAYKAINKIHFDGIYFRKDIADKALKNL from the coding sequence ATGCAAGTTTTATTAATTGGTTCCGGTGGAAGGGAACATGCACTTGCAATAAAAATTAAACAGAGTAAGAAATTAACTAGGCTTTATTGTGCTCCCGGTAATCCCGGAACTGAGATTATTGCAACTAATTTAGAAATAGATACTTCAAATAATCTTAAAATAGTTGGCTTTTGTAAAACGAATAATATAGATTTAGTTGTAATCGGACCTGAACAGCCACTAGTTGATGGTCTTGCAGATTCATTACGATTAGCTGGATTTAAAGTGTTTGGTCCTTCAAGTAAAGCAGCACAAATTGAATCAAGTAAAGCATTTGCTAAGAAAATAATGTTTGAGGCAAATATTCCAACAGCTAGATATTTTGAGTTTGATTCCACTCAAATAGCTGATGCTTTAACCTATCTAAAACAAATAAGTTATCCAACTGTAATTAAAGCAGATGGTTTAGCTGCCGGTAAAGGTGTTTTTATTTGCAGTAATGAGAAAGAAGCTCAAAAGGCAGTAAATGAAATATTTGAGCAAAGGGTTTTTGGAGATTCTGGGAGCAAGTTAATTATTGAAGAATTCTTGCAGGGGGAAGAAGCTTCAATCTTTGCGATTACGGAAGGCGAAAAATTCATATGTCTTCCTGCAGCGCAGGATCACAAAAGAATCGGAGATGGTGATACCGGAAAAAATACGGGTGGAATGGGCGCTTATGCACCTGCTCCAATTATAACACCAGAATTGCTTGAGGAAATTGAAAGAATAATTATCAAACCAACTCTCGATCAGATGAGAAAATCAGATAATAGTTTTATTGGTTGTTTGTACGCTGGTTTGATAATCACAAAAGAGGGACCTAAAGTAATAGAATTTAATTGCAGATTTGGTGATCCTGAAACACAAGTAGTACTTCCACTATTGGATGGAGATTTTTTACAGTTGCTTTATTCCGCCGCTTGTGGAAATTTAGATTCAAACTCAGTTAGCTATTCTGGCGGTAGTTCTGTTTGTGTTGTTGCAGCTTCAGCTGGTTATCCTGACACCTATGATAAAGGATTTGAAATTACTGGTTTTGAGAATTCGGATGAGAATTTAATTATTTATCACGCAGGAACTAAAAAATCTAATAATAAAATCTTAACAAATGGCGGAAGAGTTTTAGGCGTTACCTCCGTTATTGATAATAATGATCTAAAAACAGCGAAAGAAATAGCATATAAGGCAATAAATAAAATTCATTTTGATGGAATTTACTTTAGAAAAGACATTGCAGATAAAGCTTTAAAAAATTTATAA
- a CDS encoding glycosyltransferase family 4 protein has product MFKVLVVAYYFPPMGLSGVQRTLKFVKYMKNYNWEPTVITSGNVAYFAHDNSLKKELEDTEIKVIRVSGSKEPNSVLAKLGTMKLPSEFIRNIFDKLSQTFFIPDNKISWSKLAYKKIDEILSTEKYDALFITCPPFSAFDVISQIKKKHDIPLFADYRDLWFKSYFAFYATPFHKLLHKKKEYNALKAADRIIVTNRKIKEKLLSIYPFLTFEDVVIISHGYDKDDFDKIEAQPKPQNKMVLLYSGIFMVYNTPSYFLKAFKKLTIERPDIASNIELHFVGFLRKENQKLIRKLQIQSFVKDHGYVNHTEAIAKIKSADVLWFMVGRRRNIDAILPGKVYEYIGAKKPILACVPDGAAKMAVEESGAGFVCSPDNIDEIKSAILKIYEHYKNNSLPIPSDEILEKFRRDNLTEVLTKQFQLKLRAEV; this is encoded by the coding sequence ATGTTTAAAGTTTTAGTTGTTGCGTATTATTTCCCCCCAATGGGATTAAGTGGTGTTCAAAGAACTTTAAAGTTTGTTAAGTATATGAAAAATTATAACTGGGAACCTACAGTTATAACCAGCGGAAATGTTGCATATTTTGCACACGATAATTCTCTCAAAAAAGAATTAGAAGACACAGAAATAAAAGTGATAAGAGTTTCCGGAAGTAAAGAGCCAAATTCAGTTTTAGCCAAACTTGGTACAATGAAACTACCAAGTGAGTTCATAAGAAATATTTTTGATAAACTGAGCCAAACATTTTTTATTCCGGATAATAAAATTTCTTGGTCCAAACTTGCTTATAAAAAGATTGATGAAATTCTTAGTACTGAAAAGTATGATGCACTATTCATCACTTGTCCACCTTTTTCTGCCTTTGATGTAATCTCACAAATAAAGAAGAAGCACGATATACCTTTGTTTGCAGACTATCGTGATCTGTGGTTCAAAAGTTATTTCGCTTTTTATGCTACTCCTTTTCATAAATTGCTTCACAAGAAAAAAGAGTACAATGCGTTAAAGGCTGCTGATAGAATTATTGTGACTAACAGAAAAATTAAAGAAAAGTTATTAAGCATCTATCCTTTTTTAACTTTTGAAGATGTTGTAATTATTTCACACGGTTATGATAAAGATGATTTTGATAAAATTGAAGCACAGCCAAAACCACAAAATAAAATGGTGCTTTTGTACTCCGGAATATTTATGGTTTACAATACACCATCCTATTTTTTAAAAGCTTTTAAGAAGTTAACAATTGAACGGCCGGATATAGCGTCAAATATCGAATTACATTTTGTTGGATTTCTTAGAAAAGAAAATCAAAAACTTATACGTAAGCTCCAAATTCAATCATTTGTTAAAGACCATGGGTATGTAAATCATACTGAGGCAATAGCAAAAATAAAATCTGCGGATGTTTTATGGTTTATGGTTGGGCGAAGAAGAAATATAGATGCAATTCTTCCTGGTAAAGTTTATGAATATATTGGTGCTAAAAAACCTATCCTTGCTTGTGTCCCTGATGGAGCAGCAAAAATGGCGGTTGAAGAATCCGGTGCAGGATTTGTTTGTAGCCCGGATAATATTGATGAAATAAAATCAGCGATTTTAAAAATATACGAGCATTATAAAAATAATTCACTTCCAATACCTTCTGATGAAATACTTGAGAAGTTCAGACGCGATAATTTGACAGAAGTTTTAACTAAGCAATTCCAACTAAAACTGCGGGCAGAAGTTTAA
- the guaB gene encoding IMP dehydrogenase, giving the protein MLDKKYFEIGLTFDDVLLIPGKSSVLPREVDISTYLTPEIKLNIPIVSAAMDTVTESAMAIAIAREGGIGILHKNLTIEEQCNEVDKVKRSESGMIRNPITLTPNKTISDALEIMKRYRVSGIPIIDNNHKLVGILTNRDLRFEPNKSLRVSDLMTKENLITAPLGTTLEKAERILQNYKIEKLPVVDKTGTLKGLITFKDILKKKKHPFACKDEHGRLRVGAGVGVTFDTIERVQALTDAGADAIVIDTAHGHSTGVIKVVKEIRRKFKYIQLIVGNIATYEAALDLINCKVDAIKVGIGPGSICTTRIIAGVGVPQITAIAHTYNAAKKYGIPIIADGGIKQTGDVPKAIAAGADSVMIGGLFAGVEESPGEKILYEGRSFKSYRGMGSLSAMKKGSKDRYFQDAEDDIKKLVPEGIEGRVPYKGPLEDTVYQLVGGLKASMGYTGNANIKSLKTKSKFMQITLAGLKESHPHDVILTQEAPNYQSHK; this is encoded by the coding sequence ATGTTAGATAAGAAATATTTTGAAATAGGTTTAACATTTGATGATGTTTTACTTATACCCGGTAAATCCTCAGTGCTTCCACGAGAAGTTGATATTTCAACCTATCTTACGCCGGAAATAAAGTTGAATATTCCCATTGTCTCAGCTGCTATGGATACGGTTACCGAATCTGCGATGGCGATTGCAATTGCACGAGAAGGCGGGATAGGAATTCTGCATAAGAATCTAACGATTGAAGAACAATGTAATGAAGTTGATAAGGTAAAGCGATCTGAAAGTGGAATGATTAGAAATCCAATTACTCTTACACCAAATAAGACAATTAGTGATGCTCTTGAAATAATGAAGAGGTATCGTGTTTCGGGCATTCCTATCATAGATAACAACCATAAACTTGTTGGAATTTTAACAAACAGAGATTTAAGATTTGAACCTAATAAGAGTCTTAGAGTTTCAGATCTTATGACAAAAGAGAATTTAATTACTGCTCCTCTTGGTACAACACTAGAAAAAGCTGAGCGAATACTTCAGAATTACAAAATAGAAAAGCTGCCAGTTGTAGATAAGACAGGAACATTAAAAGGATTAATTACTTTCAAAGATATATTAAAAAAGAAAAAACATCCTTTTGCCTGTAAAGATGAGCATGGCAGATTGCGAGTTGGAGCAGGAGTTGGCGTTACGTTCGATACAATTGAGAGGGTACAAGCTTTGACTGATGCGGGCGCTGATGCTATAGTAATCGATACGGCTCATGGTCATTCTACCGGGGTAATTAAAGTTGTAAAAGAGATTCGTAGAAAATTTAAATATATACAGTTAATTGTTGGTAATATAGCAACTTATGAAGCTGCACTTGATCTCATAAATTGTAAGGTTGATGCAATCAAAGTAGGCATTGGACCAGGCTCAATTTGTACAACAAGAATAATAGCAGGTGTTGGCGTTCCACAAATTACTGCAATTGCACACACTTATAATGCGGCAAAAAAATATGGTATTCCAATTATTGCAGATGGCGGAATAAAGCAAACAGGTGATGTCCCAAAAGCTATTGCCGCCGGAGCTGATTCGGTGATGATTGGTGGTTTGTTTGCCGGGGTGGAGGAAAGCCCTGGTGAAAAAATTCTTTATGAGGGGAGAAGTTTTAAATCTTACCGCGGAATGGGTTCTCTAAGCGCAATGAAAAAAGGAAGTAAAGACAGATATTTTCAGGATGCTGAAGATGATATCAAAAAACTTGTTCCTGAAGGAATTGAAGGAAGAGTCCCTTACAAAGGACCACTCGAAGATACTGTTTATCAATTGGTTGGTGGTTTAAAAGCATCGATGGGTTATACCGGAAATGCCAATATTAAATCGCTTAAAACAAAAAGTAAGTTTATGCAAATTACACTTGCGGGTCTTAAAGAAAGTCATCCGCATGATGTAATTTTAACACAAGAAGCACCAAATTATCAAAGTCATAAATAG
- a CDS encoding acyl-CoA dehydrogenase family protein gives MHKFIGVDYFNIDSLLSEEEIMIRETVREFVSEQVLPIIEEYNRESKFPMQLITKMAEMGLFGPTLPAKYNCAELNNVAYGLIMQELERGDSGIRSFASVQSALVMYPIFTFGSEAQKDKWLPDLALGEKIGCFGLTEPDFGSNPGGMITKAEKVDGGFILNGAKMWITNGTIADVAVVWAKLDGVVRGFLVERGMKGFTAPEMKGKHSLRASVTSELIFDNVFMPEENLLPKTEGLKNALMCLNQARYGIAWGVVGSMMACYDSALNYAKSRKQFSKPIAAYQMTQDKLVYMVTEITKSQLLNLQLGRLKDKGSLKFNQVSMAKRNNCKIALDIARMSRQVLGANGILDEYPVMRHSANLESVITYEGTHEMHTLIIGEDITGFAAFE, from the coding sequence ATGCATAAGTTTATAGGCGTAGACTATTTTAATATTGATTCTTTGCTTTCAGAAGAAGAAATAATGATTAGAGAGACTGTGCGTGAATTTGTTAGCGAACAGGTTCTTCCGATTATTGAAGAGTACAACAGAGAATCAAAATTTCCCATGCAGCTAATTACCAAAATGGCTGAAATGGGTTTGTTCGGTCCAACACTTCCCGCAAAATATAATTGTGCAGAATTAAACAATGTTGCATATGGTTTGATAATGCAAGAGCTTGAAAGAGGTGATAGTGGTATTAGAAGTTTTGCATCTGTACAAAGTGCCTTAGTAATGTATCCTATTTTTACTTTTGGAAGTGAAGCACAAAAAGATAAATGGTTACCCGATTTAGCTTTAGGAGAAAAGATTGGATGCTTCGGATTAACAGAACCTGATTTCGGTTCAAATCCGGGTGGAATGATTACAAAAGCTGAAAAGGTAGATGGTGGATTTATTCTTAACGGTGCTAAAATGTGGATTACAAATGGCACCATTGCAGATGTTGCCGTTGTTTGGGCTAAGTTAGACGGTGTTGTGCGAGGCTTTTTAGTTGAAAGGGGAATGAAAGGATTTACTGCGCCGGAAATGAAGGGGAAACACTCCCTTAGAGCCTCTGTTACATCAGAACTTATTTTCGATAATGTATTTATGCCTGAAGAGAACTTGCTCCCGAAAACTGAAGGATTAAAAAATGCTTTGATGTGCCTTAATCAGGCAAGATATGGAATTGCATGGGGAGTTGTAGGATCGATGATGGCGTGTTATGACTCTGCTTTGAATTATGCTAAATCACGAAAACAGTTTAGCAAACCTATTGCGGCATATCAAATGACACAAGATAAGCTAGTATATATGGTTACCGAGATTACTAAATCTCAATTATTAAATTTACAATTAGGAAGATTAAAAGATAAAGGATCATTAAAATTCAATCAAGTTTCGATGGCAAAAAGAAATAATTGTAAGATTGCTTTGGATATTGCTCGAATGTCTCGTCAGGTTCTGGGAGCAAATGGTATTTTGGATGAATACCCGGTTATGCGGCATTCAGCAAATTTGGAATCCGTTATTACATACGAAGGAACTCACGAAATGCATACTCTAATTATTGGTGAGGATATTACCGGTTTTGCGGCGTTTGAATAA
- a CDS encoding TonB-dependent receptor: protein MFRLNLIDHHLLWVMIILVFSFNTALNSQSRVLGTLEGIVLDGYLDQPLENAVVKIIELNKFDVTDKNGIFEFKSIPFGDYNIEISYVGYKTTKTAININSEINTGLLVHLFTLPFETSTVVVTGLHTNTKFDDMNEFINVLKGKELQRELGLTLASTLKNETGLAIRSMGPAPARPVIRGLGSDRIAITEDGIQTTDLSATSPDHAVSVEPFTIDRVEVIRGPKVLLKNPTTMGGVVNIIRDEIPKEIPGSFSGNAGFYGESVNSGYLGGMVAQLPIGKFVLRGEATKRHADDLRTPLGTLANSDIATDNFSAGLSYIDGWGYTGVSIREFKSDYGVPGGFVGAHPNGVDISMLKRQINGKINYQINSESFENLEFQLSRDYYKHTEYERADIIGAQFVIYNLRGSLDISNRKLGFLDFGTSGISFEARDFNIGGYVFTPPTKSLKLSGYSFQTFELTDFSFETGFRISYDEFHPDDSNPSTDNEVIIDRKFFSYSLSLSALYSLNKTISLGINISKTSRVPTIEELYSEGPHLAAYSYEIGNQTLDSENGIGAELFSYLKTDDTFLMLTLFRNDFSYFITPRNTGNINSQTLLPIYQTEGVKAIFYGLESYFEIELLEHFTISNSFSYTYGNFKQTDDPLPQIPPLKNIIQLKYLNGNFTTGISSEIAGAQNRVDLFETPTVGYAVFNAFIQFSFEIGSMIQNISLNGENLLNKEYRNHLSRVKVIMPEAGINLKLSYRLYF, encoded by the coding sequence ATGTTTAGATTAAATTTAATTGATCATCACCTTTTATGGGTGATGATCATTCTTGTATTTTCTTTTAATACGGCTTTAAATTCACAATCAAGAGTGTTGGGAACATTAGAAGGCATTGTATTGGATGGCTATTTAGATCAGCCATTAGAAAATGCGGTTGTTAAAATAATTGAGCTCAATAAATTTGATGTAACAGATAAAAATGGAATTTTTGAATTCAAATCAATTCCATTTGGTGATTATAATATTGAAATATCCTATGTTGGTTATAAGACTACTAAGACAGCAATAAATATTAATAGTGAAATAAATACTGGTTTATTAGTTCATTTATTCACTCTTCCGTTTGAAACTTCAACTGTGGTTGTTACTGGTTTGCATACAAATACAAAGTTTGATGATATGAATGAGTTCATAAATGTTCTTAAAGGAAAAGAGCTTCAACGTGAACTCGGTTTAACTCTGGCATCAACGCTAAAGAATGAAACTGGTTTAGCAATCAGAAGTATGGGCCCCGCACCGGCTAGACCAGTTATTAGAGGATTGGGTAGTGATAGAATTGCAATAACTGAGGATGGGATACAAACAACAGATTTATCAGCTACTTCACCAGATCACGCTGTCTCGGTTGAACCATTTACAATTGATAGAGTTGAAGTTATTCGTGGACCAAAAGTTTTATTAAAAAACCCAACCACTATGGGTGGAGTAGTAAATATCATCAGAGATGAAATCCCGAAAGAAATTCCAGGATCTTTTTCAGGAAACGCGGGGTTCTATGGAGAATCAGTAAATTCTGGTTATCTTGGTGGAATGGTCGCCCAGTTGCCAATAGGAAAATTTGTTTTGCGAGGTGAAGCAACTAAAAGACATGCAGATGATCTTAGAACACCTTTAGGCACTCTTGCAAATTCAGATATTGCAACTGATAATTTTAGTGCTGGTCTTAGCTATATTGATGGCTGGGGTTATACAGGAGTTAGTATTAGAGAATTTAAATCTGATTATGGAGTTCCGGGAGGCTTTGTTGGCGCTCATCCTAATGGCGTTGATATTAGTATGCTTAAACGCCAGATAAACGGAAAAATTAATTATCAAATTAATTCTGAATCATTTGAAAACTTAGAGTTCCAATTATCGCGTGATTATTATAAACATACGGAATATGAAAGGGCTGATATAATTGGCGCTCAGTTTGTCATTTACAATCTTCGGGGAAGTTTAGATATTTCAAATAGAAAGCTAGGATTTTTAGATTTTGGAACATCGGGTATATCATTTGAGGCAAGAGATTTTAATATTGGCGGATATGTATTTACACCACCGACAAAATCTTTAAAGCTCTCTGGATATTCTTTTCAAACTTTTGAGTTGACTGACTTTAGTTTTGAAACTGGATTTCGAATCTCGTATGATGAATTTCATCCTGATGATTCAAACCCAAGTACTGATAATGAAGTAATAATCGATCGAAAATTTTTTAGCTATTCCCTATCTCTCTCAGCACTTTATTCACTAAACAAAACTATTTCACTGGGGATAAATATTAGTAAAACTTCGAGAGTCCCAACTATTGAGGAACTATATTCAGAAGGCCCTCATCTAGCAGCATATTCTTATGAAATAGGAAACCAAACCCTTGATAGTGAAAATGGAATTGGAGCAGAGTTATTTTCTTATCTAAAAACTGACGATACGTTTTTAATGTTAACTCTATTCAGGAATGACTTTTCATACTTCATTACTCCAAGAAATACTGGAAATATTAATAGCCAAACCCTGCTTCCCATTTATCAAACCGAGGGTGTTAAAGCAATATTTTATGGATTGGAAAGTTATTTTGAAATCGAGTTATTGGAACATTTTACAATCTCAAATTCATTTAGTTATACTTATGGAAATTTCAAGCAAACCGATGATCCCCTGCCGCAAATTCCACCATTAAAAAATATTATTCAGTTAAAATATCTCAACGGAAACTTTACAACCGGGATTAGTTCTGAAATTGCGGGTGCTCAGAATCGGGTAGATTTATTTGAAACTCCAACTGTAGGATATGCCGTTTTTAATGCCTTTATTCAGTTCTCATTCGAAATCGGATCGATGATCCAGAACATATCGTTAAATGGAGAAAACTTACTAAACAAAGAATACAGAAATCATTTATCTCGTGTAAAGGTGATAATGCCTGAAGCAGGAATAAATCTCAAATTAAGCTATAGATTATATTTTTAA
- a CDS encoding GIY-YIG nuclease family protein has protein sequence MFYIHIKKKINHKHYYGHTSNLQKRLNNHNNGLSIYTKKYLPWKLIYFEEFNTNSETMKRE, from the coding sequence ATATTTTACATACATATTAAAAAGAAAATTAATCATAAACACTATTACGGTCATACCTCCAATCTTCAGAAAAGATTGAATAACCATAACAACGGATTATCTATTTATACTAAGAAATATTTGCCCTGGAAGCTAATCTATTTTGAAGAGTTTAATACTAATTCTGAGACTATGAAGCGTGAATAA